The following are encoded in a window of Sphaeramia orbicularis chromosome 20, fSphaOr1.1, whole genome shotgun sequence genomic DNA:
- the LOC115411394 gene encoding LOW QUALITY PROTEIN: delta-type opioid receptor-like (The sequence of the model RefSeq protein was modified relative to this genomic sequence to represent the inferred CDS: inserted 1 base in 1 codon; deleted 1 base in 1 codon; substituted 1 base at 1 genomic stop codon), with the protein MSPIIPIITAVYSVVFVVGLLGNCLVMYVIIRYTKMKTATNIYIFNLALADALVTTTMPFQSTDYLLNTWPFGEVVCKVFISIDYYNMFTSIFTLTMMSVDRYVAVCHPVKALDFRTPIKAKXINVCIWILSSAAGIPAFILGGTQTNSDITECALQFPEPYVYWDTLMKVCVFVFAFVVPVLIITVCYSLMVLRLKSVRMLSGSREKDRNLRRITRLVVVVVAVFVICWTPIHIFILVKALVSVPETTAIMAAYFFCVALGYTNSSLNPVLYAFLDENFKRCFKDFCLSAKLKGDKVSGSRRGLSTVREVAVPLENPDRTGKPTXLAVELSSISHIGKEDSHDLGLTHVTSTM; encoded by the exons GTACACAAAAATGAAGACGGCgacaaacatttacattttcaacCTGGCTCTCGCTGATGCCCTCGTCACCACCACGATGCCCTTCCAGAGTACGGACTACCTGCTCAATACCTGGCCTTTCGGGGAGGTGGTTTGCAAGGTCTTCATCTCCATCGACTACTACAACATGTTCACCAGTATCTTCACTCTCACCATGATGAGTGTGGATCGCTACGTGGCCGTGTGCCACCCGGTGAAAGCCCTGGACTTCCGTACTCCGATCAAAGCCA TGATCAACGTGTGCATCTGGATACTGTCGTCTGCTGCAGGGATACCGGCTTTTATTCTAGGTGGAACGCAGACAAACAGCG ATATTACTGAGTGTGCCTTACAGTTTCCAGAGCCATACGTTTACTGGGACACGTTGATGAAAGTCTGTGTATTTGTC TTTGCCTTCGTCGTGCCTGTGCTCATCATCACTGTGTGCTACTCCCTGATGGTCCTCAGGCTAAAGAGCGTACGAATGTTATCCGGATCGCGAGAGAAAGATCGCAATCTCCGCCGAATCACGagactggtggtggtggtggtggccgTGTTCGTGATCTGCTGGACACCAATTCACATCTTCATCCTGGTCAAGGCGCTTGTGAGCGTGCCTGAAACCACCGCCATCATGGCCGCCTACTTCTTCTGCGTGGCTCTGGGCTACACCAACAGTAGCCTTAACCCTGTGCTCTACGCTTTTCTGGATGAGAACTTCAAACGCTGCTTCAAAGACTTCTGCCTCTCGGCCAAACTGAAAGGAGACAAAGTGTCAGGGAGCAGGAGGGGGTTGAGCACAGTCCGGGAGGTCGCTGTCCCCCTGGAGAACCCAGACCGGACTGGGAAGCCCACATGACTAGCGGTGGAACTGTCTTCAATTTCCCACATTGGAAAAGAAGACTCACATGACCTGGGTCTGACCCACGTCACGTCAACAATGTAG